In Bacillus sp. Cs-700, one genomic interval encodes:
- a CDS encoding permease, whose translation MNSFLSKSLIYVAGLFTLAFGVVLLINADVGIAPWDALYVALSDQIGFTVGSWVFIVGGILIFINSLIMMRKPNLAGFIPIILLGLFVDLLNLKILTFIDVNGIVPRWMLFHVGLVIMGLGIAVYLFASLASIPNDELMLALTERTGWSIGVTKTITEAIAFVLAFLLGGPIGAGTFVEVLLLGFLVGWFDKLLKKINHSSPEAAAHS comes from the coding sequence ATGAACAGCTTTTTGTCCAAAAGCCTTATTTACGTAGCAGGCCTTTTTACCCTTGCCTTTGGAGTAGTATTGTTAATCAATGCTGATGTTGGAATTGCTCCTTGGGATGCTCTTTATGTAGCTCTTTCTGATCAAATCGGATTTACAGTAGGATCATGGGTGTTTATTGTTGGAGGTATTTTGATTTTCATTAACAGTCTCATTATGATGAGAAAGCCTAATCTGGCTGGTTTTATCCCGATTATTTTACTAGGCCTGTTTGTAGATTTATTGAATTTAAAAATATTAACTTTTATCGACGTAAATGGAATCGTTCCCAGATGGATGTTGTTTCATGTTGGATTAGTCATTATGGGACTGGGGATAGCTGTGTATTTATTTGCTTCATTGGCATCTATTCCAAATGATGAATTAATGCTTGCACTTACTGAACGAACTGGATGGAGTATCGGTGTTACAAAGACGATAACGGAAGCAATTGCATTTGTTTTAGCTTTTCTTCTTGGTGGCCCCATTGGTGCAGGTACGTTTGTTGAAGTCCTCCTACTCGGTTTCCTTGTCGGTTGGTTTGATAAACTCCTAAAAAAAATAAATCATTCTTCACCTGAAGCAGCTGCTCATTCTTGA
- a CDS encoding methylated-DNA--[protein]-cysteine S-methyltransferase, which yields MEKQVIYYGEFQSPIGPLTLFASSKGVSRLDFGCQEDVLPAAETWYKKHHVNADLVFNSDMIEPIVMQLEEYFSGKRKVFDLQLDPIGTIFQQKVWKNLSEIPYGETRSYRDVAVGISAPKAVRAIGSANNRNPIPIIVPCHRVIGSNGALVGYGGGVTKKEYLLSLEQHHAMHAMLP from the coding sequence ATGGAGAAACAAGTGATTTATTATGGGGAGTTTCAATCACCGATTGGTCCATTAACGTTGTTTGCTAGTTCGAAAGGAGTTAGTAGGCTCGATTTTGGTTGCCAGGAGGATGTGCTACCTGCTGCTGAAACATGGTACAAGAAACATCATGTAAATGCGGACCTTGTTTTTAATTCTGATATGATTGAACCAATTGTCATGCAATTGGAGGAATACTTCAGTGGAAAAAGAAAGGTTTTTGATCTCCAGCTTGATCCAATAGGAACGATTTTTCAGCAGAAAGTATGGAAAAACCTCTCGGAAATTCCATATGGGGAAACGCGTTCCTATAGAGATGTTGCCGTCGGTATTTCCGCCCCCAAAGCTGTTCGAGCAATTGGTTCAGCTAATAATCGAAACCCGATTCCTATTATTGTACCTTGTCATAGAGTAATTGGAAGCAATGGTGCTCTCGTTGGATACGGTGGTGGCGTGACGAAGAAAGAATATTTATTATCACTTGAACAACACCATGCTATGCATGCAATGTTGCCATAA
- a CDS encoding phenylalanine--tRNA ligase beta subunit-related protein, with product MTNITLAPSIKELYPDFKIGYAIYHNIVVEKSPQMVRGRFQFYQETMMMDLEQIDLNSFSAVSEWRSIFKKFGTDPARYRPSSESLLRRLKKGSTIPLVHSAADINNLLSLQFKIPIGIYDLDQIEGDITIDIGDNNTFYEGLNGREVSFNNKIHSSDQRGAFGSPIVDSKRTAVTENSTNAIQLFYLQPSLPLSECKKLVNASAEMFHQIHGGHVESGVSI from the coding sequence ATGACTAATATTACTCTCGCTCCATCTATTAAAGAGCTTTATCCTGATTTTAAAATTGGTTATGCTATTTATCATAATATCGTGGTTGAAAAGTCACCGCAAATGGTACGCGGTCGCTTTCAATTTTATCAAGAAACAATGATGATGGACCTTGAACAGATCGATCTCAATTCATTTTCCGCCGTCTCTGAATGGCGATCCATTTTCAAAAAATTCGGCACGGATCCTGCTCGATATCGTCCCTCTTCTGAATCTCTCTTACGGCGATTAAAAAAAGGAAGTACGATACCTCTCGTTCACTCTGCTGCCGACATCAACAACTTATTATCGCTTCAATTCAAAATTCCAATTGGAATCTACGATCTTGATCAAATCGAAGGAGATATTACAATCGATATTGGAGATAATAATACCTTCTATGAAGGTTTAAATGGTCGTGAGGTTTCTTTTAATAACAAAATCCATTCGTCCGACCAAAGAGGTGCGTTCGGAAGTCCGATTGTCGATTCTAAACGAACTGCTGTGACGGAAAATTCAACTAACGCGATTCAGCTCTTTTATCTCCAACCGTCACTCCCCTTATCGGAATGTAAAAAGCTTGTTAATGCTTCTGCTGAAATGTTCCATCAAATTCATGGTGGTCATGTTGAAAGTGGAGTTTCCATTTAA
- the queG gene encoding tRNA epoxyqueuosine(34) reductase QueG: MTNAQLKADIVAYSKTIGIDKIGFAAADPFKTLKQRLQRQQELGYQSGFEESDIEKRTNPELLLSGATTIVSIAIAYPSRMKDSPRSKKGERRGLFCRASWGVDYHHVLREKLSLLDAYIKSKVPEARTSSMVDTGELSDRAVAERAGIGFSGKNTMTITEEFGSWVYLGEMITDLNLEPDEPVEEGCGDCNICVDACPTGALIEGGQLNANKCIAFLTQTKGFLPDEYRSKLGNRLYGCDTCQLVCPKNKGKDFHHHPELEPDPEMVKPKLIPLLTMTNREFKEQFGKAAGSWRGKKPIQRNAILALAHYKDETAVDTLVELMEKDPRPVIRGTSAWALGKIGGKKALHALMKEQMREKDTDVADEIAKGLSMLENKA; this comes from the coding sequence ATGACAAACGCACAATTAAAAGCTGATATTGTGGCATACAGTAAAACAATTGGGATTGATAAAATAGGCTTCGCTGCTGCAGATCCGTTTAAAACACTGAAACAACGATTGCAGCGTCAGCAGGAGCTTGGGTATCAGTCCGGGTTCGAGGAATCTGATATAGAGAAGAGAACAAATCCTGAGCTTTTGTTGAGCGGTGCTACGACAATTGTTTCGATTGCTATTGCTTATCCTTCACGAATGAAGGATAGCCCACGAAGTAAGAAAGGCGAACGAAGAGGACTATTCTGCCGCGCTTCATGGGGTGTTGATTATCATCATGTGCTTAGAGAGAAACTCTCCCTCCTAGATGCATATATTAAATCGAAGGTTCCTGAAGCTAGAACGAGTTCAATGGTCGATACGGGCGAATTATCCGATCGAGCTGTAGCTGAAAGGGCCGGCATTGGTTTTAGCGGTAAAAACACAATGACCATAACAGAAGAATTTGGATCATGGGTCTACCTTGGTGAAATGATTACTGATCTGAATTTGGAACCTGACGAGCCTGTTGAGGAGGGATGTGGAGACTGTAATATTTGTGTAGATGCCTGTCCAACGGGTGCCTTGATTGAAGGTGGTCAGCTTAACGCGAATAAATGCATTGCTTTTCTTACGCAAACAAAGGGTTTTTTACCTGACGAATACAGGTCTAAATTAGGCAATCGTTTGTATGGGTGTGATACGTGTCAGCTTGTTTGTCCTAAAAACAAAGGAAAAGATTTTCATCACCATCCTGAACTCGAACCTGATCCAGAAATGGTGAAACCAAAATTAATCCCACTCTTAACCATGACGAATCGTGAATTTAAAGAGCAATTTGGTAAAGCAGCAGGCTCATGGAGAGGGAAGAAGCCAATCCAGAGAAATGCGATTCTTGCTCTTGCTCATTATAAAGATGAAACAGCAGTTGATACCCTTGTGGAATTGATGGAAAAAGATCCTCGTCCGGTGATCCGCGGAACCTCAGCGTGGGCACTTGGAAAAATCGGTGGTAAGAAGGCCCTTCATGCCCTTATGAAGGAGCAAATGAGAGAAAAAGATACAGATGTGGCAGATGAGATCGCTAAGGGCCTGTCAATGCTTGAAAATAAGGCTTAA
- a CDS encoding antibiotic biosynthesis monooxygenase, with the protein MYVVMNELKVPDEAKDMMKQRFGKSAESMKNVEGCLEFMFLEQSAENGKLIVFTKWENEEAYQNWVHSDSFKNAHKEKRESKEKSPATGNELSEFTVVYHT; encoded by the coding sequence ATGTATGTTGTCATGAATGAATTAAAGGTGCCAGATGAAGCAAAGGACATGATGAAACAACGTTTTGGTAAGAGCGCAGAAAGTATGAAGAATGTAGAAGGTTGTTTAGAATTTATGTTTCTGGAACAATCTGCTGAGAATGGAAAGTTAATTGTGTTTACGAAGTGGGAAAATGAAGAAGCTTATCAGAACTGGGTACATTCCGATTCCTTCAAGAATGCTCATAAAGAAAAACGTGAATCGAAAGAGAAATCACCCGCAACTGGTAATGAACTTAGTGAGTTTACTGTTGTCTATCATACGTAA
- the trmL gene encoding tRNA (uridine(34)/cytosine(34)/5-carboxymethylaminomethyluridine(34)-2'-O)-methyltransferase TrmL, translated as MSLNIVLFQPEIPANTGNIARTCAATHTSLHLIRPLGFSTDDKMLKRAGLDYWQYADVHYYDSLDEFFEKNQDGKYYYITKYGTNTHTDFDYSDQDEHTYFVFGRETNGLPDELIENNKERCLRLPMTDHVRALNLSNTAAIMVYEALRQQNYPGMK; from the coding sequence ATGTCTTTAAATATCGTCCTTTTTCAGCCAGAAATACCGGCGAATACGGGAAATATCGCACGAACATGTGCAGCTACTCATACAAGTTTACATTTAATTCGTCCATTAGGCTTTTCAACTGATGATAAAATGTTGAAACGTGCGGGATTGGATTACTGGCAATATGCTGACGTTCATTATTATGATTCTCTAGATGAGTTTTTTGAAAAAAATCAGGATGGGAAATATTACTATATAACGAAATATGGTACAAATACACATACTGATTTTGATTACTCTGATCAAGACGAGCATACGTATTTTGTTTTTGGAAGAGAAACAAACGGCTTACCAGATGAATTGATTGAGAATAATAAAGAACGTTGTCTTCGTCTACCGATGACTGATCACGTTCGCGCTCTTAACCTATCTAATACAGCTGCAATTATGGTTTATGAAGCGTTAAGACAGCAAAATTACCCTGGAATGAAATAA
- a CDS encoding PrkA family serine protein kinase produces the protein MDILRKIQQHREDERRLKWEGTFSEYLDIIRERPEVAQSAHSRVYNMIKDAGIDEVDGKRSYSFFSEELYGLEEAIERLVEEYFHPAAKRLDVRKRILLLMGPVSGGKSTLVTVLKRGLEKYSHEDSGAVYAIKGCPMHEDPLHLIPHHLRDEFHEEYGIRIEGSLSPLNVMRLEEEYGGRIEDVMIERIFFNEDKRTGIGTFSPSDPKSQDIADLTGSIDFSTIAEFGSESDPRAYRFDGELNKANRGMMEFQEMLKCDEKFLWHLLSLTQEGNFKAGRFALISADELVVAHTNEAEYRSFISNKKNEALHSRIIVMPVPYNLKVSQEERIYEKMIRESDVADVHIAPHALRVAAIFSILTRLKDTNRQGVDLVKKMRLYDGEIVEGFNQVDVDELHKEHSDEGMSGIDPRYVINRISSTIIRKEVPSINALDVLRSLKDGLDQHASISKEDKERYMNFISIARKEYDEIAKKEVQKAFVYSYEESAKTLMDNYLDNVEAYCNKNKLRDPLTGEEMSPDDKLMRSIEEQIGISENAKKAFREEILIRISAYARKGKKFDYNSHERLREAIQKKLFADLKDVVKITTSSKTPNENQLKKINEVIACLIDEHGYNSISANELLRYVGSLLNR, from the coding sequence ATGGATATCTTACGTAAAATCCAGCAGCATCGAGAAGATGAAAGGCGGCTGAAGTGGGAAGGAACCTTCAGCGAGTATTTAGACATTATCCGGGAACGACCTGAAGTAGCGCAGTCAGCTCATTCACGTGTTTATAATATGATAAAAGATGCCGGGATCGATGAAGTTGACGGGAAGCGTAGTTATTCTTTTTTCTCAGAAGAACTGTACGGTCTCGAGGAAGCTATCGAACGTCTTGTAGAAGAATATTTTCATCCAGCTGCCAAACGGTTAGATGTCCGCAAACGAATTCTCTTATTGATGGGACCAGTTAGTGGTGGTAAATCGACGCTAGTTACTGTATTGAAAAGAGGTTTAGAAAAATATTCGCATGAAGATTCAGGTGCCGTATATGCCATTAAAGGGTGTCCTATGCATGAAGATCCCCTTCATTTGATTCCACATCATTTAAGAGATGAGTTCCATGAGGAATATGGAATACGAATTGAAGGAAGCCTCTCTCCGCTTAACGTTATGCGTCTTGAGGAAGAGTATGGTGGCCGTATTGAAGATGTCATGATTGAACGTATTTTCTTTAACGAAGATAAGCGGACAGGTATTGGTACATTTAGTCCATCAGATCCAAAGTCGCAAGATATAGCAGACTTAACAGGGAGTATTGACTTTTCAACGATTGCTGAGTTTGGATCGGAGTCTGACCCAAGAGCATATCGATTTGATGGCGAGTTAAATAAAGCAAATCGCGGTATGATGGAGTTCCAGGAAATGTTGAAATGTGATGAGAAGTTTCTATGGCATTTGCTGTCACTCACACAAGAAGGGAATTTCAAGGCCGGGCGCTTTGCTTTAATTTCGGCGGATGAATTAGTTGTGGCCCATACGAATGAAGCGGAGTACCGTTCATTTATATCCAACAAAAAGAATGAAGCTCTTCACTCTCGTATTATTGTTATGCCGGTTCCATATAACTTGAAAGTTAGTCAGGAAGAACGTATTTATGAGAAAATGATTCGTGAAAGCGATGTGGCAGATGTTCATATTGCTCCGCATGCTCTTAGAGTGGCTGCCATTTTCTCTATCTTGACGAGGTTAAAAGATACGAATCGTCAGGGAGTAGATCTTGTTAAGAAGATGCGACTCTATGATGGAGAAATCGTGGAAGGATTTAATCAAGTAGATGTGGATGAGCTTCATAAAGAGCATTCAGATGAAGGGATGAGCGGGATTGATCCACGGTATGTCATTAACCGGATTTCTTCCACCATTATAAGAAAAGAAGTACCGTCCATTAATGCACTAGATGTATTACGTTCATTGAAGGATGGACTAGATCAACATGCTTCTATTTCGAAAGAAGACAAAGAGCGCTATATGAATTTCATCTCCATCGCACGTAAAGAATATGATGAAATTGCGAAGAAAGAAGTACAGAAAGCTTTTGTATACTCTTATGAAGAAAGTGCGAAAACCTTAATGGATAACTATCTTGATAACGTAGAAGCATACTGTAATAAAAATAAATTGCGTGATCCACTGACTGGTGAAGAAATGAGTCCAGATGACAAACTCATGCGTTCGATTGAGGAGCAAATCGGAATTTCTGAAAATGCGAAGAAAGCATTCCGTGAAGAGATCTTGATTCGAATCTCTGCTTACGCAAGGAAAGGTAAGAAATTTGATTACAATTCTCATGAGCGTTTAAGAGAAGCGATTCAGAAGAAATTGTTTGCAGACTTAAAAGATGTCGTGAAAATTACAACTTCATCTAAAACACCAAATGAGAACCAACTCAAAAAAATCAATGAGGTTATTGCTTGTCTTATTGATGAACATGGCTACAATTCGATTTCAGCCAACGAACTGCTCCGTTATGTTGGAAGTCTCCTAAACCGATAA
- the lepB gene encoding signal peptidase I — protein sequence MEKERNPLWEWIKAFSIAVVLAIVIREFLITNYVVHGESMMPTIQDGNRLIINKIGYEVSEPDRFDLVVFHANEQEDYIKRVIGLPGDTIEYKNDHLYVNGEKMSEPYLERYKDEIFNGNLTENFNLEDKTGKMKVPENSLFLMGDNRRHSYDSRHIGFVPMDQVVGEVNLRYWPLEKFDFTFEK from the coding sequence ATGGAGAAGGAACGCAATCCGCTTTGGGAGTGGATAAAGGCTTTTTCAATAGCTGTCGTCCTGGCGATTGTTATTCGTGAATTTCTCATCACGAATTATGTGGTACACGGCGAATCGATGATGCCAACGATTCAAGACGGGAATCGTTTAATAATTAATAAAATTGGCTACGAAGTATCTGAGCCTGATCGGTTTGATCTTGTCGTATTTCATGCGAATGAACAAGAAGATTATATTAAGAGAGTGATTGGTCTCCCGGGGGATACAATCGAATACAAAAATGATCATCTTTATGTAAACGGCGAGAAGATGAGTGAACCTTATCTTGAACGATACAAGGATGAGATATTTAACGGTAATTTAACGGAAAACTTCAATCTTGAAGATAAAACAGGCAAAATGAAGGTTCCAGAGAACTCTTTGTTTTTAATGGGTGATAATCGGAGACATAGTTATGATAGTCGGCATATTGGTTTTGTACCAATGGATCAAGTAGTTGGAGAAGTAAACCTTCGTTATTGGCCACTTGAAAAATTCGACTTCACGTTCGAAAAATGA
- a CDS encoding amidase domain-containing protein, giving the protein MGWGEELKSFWKDQATSLINGTELARLGIRPTTEEEAAARYLQQCEDRGAAVIRIKNKGILLSKKGFSKDQMYEYLLHQQFLIKQGKKLYQEERMEKRFAKMSEGDLVLDCSVEVEGEPPQTIESEGDDRVRMKGSYYDRLSALKYAERWWDDYNPSYQSFDVDCTNYISQCLHAGKAPMRGYPDRTKGWWMKGSNWSYSWTVAHALRWHLSGSKTGLRAREVANPDDLIPGDIICYDFDGDGHWQHTTFVVDNDEKGYPLVNAHTTNSRMRYWAYEDSTAWTPEIKYKFFHIED; this is encoded by the coding sequence ATGGGGTGGGGAGAAGAGTTGAAATCTTTTTGGAAAGATCAAGCAACTAGTCTAATAAATGGTACGGAATTAGCTAGGTTAGGAATTCGTCCTACAACAGAAGAAGAAGCAGCGGCCCGATATCTGCAACAATGTGAGGATAGAGGAGCCGCTGTTATTCGAATAAAAAACAAAGGAATCCTTCTTAGCAAGAAAGGTTTTTCAAAGGATCAAATGTATGAATACCTTCTCCATCAACAGTTCTTGATCAAGCAAGGAAAGAAACTTTATCAAGAAGAACGAATGGAAAAGAGATTCGCGAAGATGAGTGAAGGTGATCTTGTTTTAGATTGTTCTGTGGAGGTTGAAGGAGAGCCACCTCAAACAATAGAGAGTGAAGGAGACGATCGCGTTCGTATGAAAGGGTCATACTATGATCGATTATCTGCTCTTAAGTATGCTGAACGTTGGTGGGACGATTATAATCCGTCATATCAATCATTTGATGTTGATTGTACGAACTATATTTCACAATGTCTTCATGCGGGAAAGGCTCCAATGCGTGGTTATCCTGATCGCACAAAGGGATGGTGGATGAAAGGGAGTAATTGGAGTTATTCTTGGACAGTGGCCCATGCTCTTCGCTGGCATTTAAGTGGCTCGAAGACTGGTCTACGCGCACGTGAAGTAGCAAATCCTGATGATTTAATTCCTGGAGATATTATCTGCTATGACTTCGATGGAGATGGTCATTGGCAACATACTACTTTCGTTGTTGATAATGATGAGAAGGGGTATCCTCTCGTAAATGCTCATACGACAAACAGCAGAATGCGCTATTGGGCTTATGAAGATTCTACGGCGTGGACACCTGAAATCAAGTATAAGTTTTTTCATATTGAAGATTAG
- the yhbH gene encoding sporulation protein YhbH, with protein MKDKDSNNFVVSQENWSLHRKGYQDQQRHAEKVQDAIQNNLPDLISEENIILSNGRDVIKIPIRSLDEYKIRYNYDKSKHVGQGEGDSQVGDVVARDGSGEKQPGAGKGEGAGDQPGEDYYEAEVSLVELQEILFKELELPNLREKETADVVQKKVEFNDIRKTGLMGNIDKKRTILTAYKRNAISGKPAIAPIYQDDLRFKTWNEEIKRESKAVVLAMMDTSGSMGKWEKYMARSFFFWMSRFLRSKYETVEIEFIAHHTEAKVVTEDDFFSKGESGGTICSSAYRKALELIDEKYSPSRYNIYPFHFSDGDNLTSDNTRCVKLVNQIMKVSNMFGYGEVNAYNRHSTLMSAYKNIHDPKFRHYILKEKKDVYHAMKSFFRKEEEVRS; from the coding sequence ATGAAAGACAAGGATTCCAACAATTTCGTCGTCTCTCAGGAGAATTGGTCCCTCCACCGAAAAGGCTATCAGGATCAACAACGCCATGCCGAAAAAGTTCAGGATGCTATCCAAAACAATCTCCCGGATCTCATCAGTGAAGAGAACATTATTCTTTCCAACGGTCGAGATGTCATTAAAATACCAATTCGATCACTTGATGAATATAAAATTCGTTACAACTATGATAAATCAAAGCACGTTGGGCAGGGCGAAGGCGATAGCCAGGTGGGAGACGTAGTAGCACGTGATGGCTCCGGCGAAAAACAGCCAGGAGCAGGTAAGGGTGAGGGAGCAGGTGATCAACCTGGAGAAGATTACTACGAAGCGGAAGTGTCGCTTGTAGAACTTCAGGAGATTCTATTTAAGGAACTTGAATTGCCGAATTTACGTGAAAAAGAAACAGCAGATGTTGTCCAGAAAAAAGTGGAATTTAACGATATTCGAAAAACTGGTCTAATGGGTAATATTGATAAAAAACGTACCATATTAACTGCGTATAAGCGAAATGCCATTAGCGGTAAACCAGCAATTGCACCGATCTATCAAGATGACCTTCGGTTTAAAACATGGAATGAAGAAATTAAGCGTGAGTCAAAAGCGGTTGTTTTAGCGATGATGGATACAAGTGGCTCGATGGGAAAGTGGGAAAAGTATATGGCTAGAAGCTTTTTCTTCTGGATGTCTCGTTTTCTTAGATCAAAATACGAAACAGTGGAGATCGAGTTTATCGCTCATCATACAGAAGCAAAAGTCGTCACAGAAGACGATTTTTTTTCAAAAGGAGAAAGCGGTGGAACGATTTGTTCATCCGCTTATCGAAAAGCACTTGAATTAATTGATGAAAAGTATTCTCCATCACGCTATAACATCTATCCATTCCACTTCTCAGATGGTGATAATTTAACGTCTGATAACACAAGATGCGTTAAACTGGTGAATCAAATTATGAAGGTATCTAATATGTTCGGATATGGAGAAGTAAATGCTTATAACAGACACTCTACACTAATGAGCGCTTATAAGAATATTCATGACCCGAAATTTAGGCATTATATTTTAAAAGAGAAAAAAGATGTTTACCATGCCATGAAAAGTTTCTTTCGAAAGGAAGAAGAAGTTCGTTCATAA
- a CDS encoding ABC-ATPase domain-containing protein, translating to MKELKKQLERIDGKGYKAYKDIKGHYNFNDFTLAIDYVQGDPFASPSRIRIIVPRMKTIIEREWFESSVRRVRTEDWIAREVGGAIKKTEKHAKGTGKSGLLFIDQPGQKVIERAAVNLTEEVITICLSVGLPAQGRKVLGRQALDLLLNRIPDVMKKSVFALNKDLIVKALFLADQQEAIRDYLTENGYVSFVANGAILPRESGVSDRPMQQEPVQFESPESMEVSLKIPHRSETLTGMAVKEGITLIVGGGYHGKSTLLHAMEHGVYDHISGDGREYVLTNHHAMKIRSEDGRQVTGVDISPFINNLPYGKNTRSFTSENASGSTSQAANIIEALEAGADTILIDEDTSATNFMIRDYRMQQLVAKEKEPITPFIDRVKQLSTERHISTVLVMGGSGDYFEVADHVILMENYRPYDVTKKAKEIAQESARQKEGGETFGDARKRVPERSSLNSQKGKKSKVTARGLHQIQYGHTEVSFLQVEQLVDPSQTRFAADVLHFLERNHMLGNKSIPELLDFIEERINSVGLGSFSLFQDQHPGDIARIRRTEMAAILNRIRTLKIK from the coding sequence ATGAAGGAACTAAAAAAACAGCTAGAACGCATTGATGGAAAAGGGTATAAGGCATACAAGGACATTAAAGGACACTATAACTTTAATGATTTTACCCTTGCGATTGATTATGTTCAGGGAGACCCGTTTGCAAGCCCTTCTCGGATAAGAATCATCGTTCCTCGTATGAAAACAATTATAGAACGTGAATGGTTTGAATCGTCTGTGAGGAGAGTCCGAACGGAAGATTGGATTGCGCGAGAAGTAGGAGGGGCCATTAAAAAGACGGAGAAGCATGCAAAAGGCACCGGGAAAAGTGGATTGCTCTTTATCGATCAACCTGGTCAAAAGGTCATTGAGCGAGCCGCTGTGAACCTAACAGAGGAAGTCATTACAATTTGTCTATCAGTTGGATTACCCGCTCAAGGTAGGAAAGTTCTTGGCAGACAGGCGCTTGACCTGCTTTTGAATCGTATTCCAGACGTTATGAAAAAATCTGTCTTTGCACTAAATAAAGATCTCATTGTTAAGGCGCTTTTTCTAGCAGATCAACAGGAGGCGATTCGTGACTATCTCACTGAAAACGGATATGTTAGCTTTGTAGCAAATGGAGCTATTTTGCCACGTGAGAGTGGGGTTAGCGATCGTCCTATGCAGCAAGAGCCCGTCCAATTTGAATCACCTGAAAGTATGGAAGTATCTCTTAAGATTCCACATCGGTCAGAAACTTTAACAGGGATGGCGGTAAAAGAAGGGATTACTTTAATTGTTGGTGGTGGTTACCATGGAAAAAGTACCCTTTTGCATGCTATGGAGCATGGCGTCTATGATCATATTTCAGGAGATGGAAGAGAGTATGTGCTAACAAATCACCACGCAATGAAGATTCGTTCAGAAGATGGGCGTCAGGTAACTGGAGTTGACATATCGCCATTTATCAACAATCTTCCATATGGCAAGAATACACGGTCTTTCACATCTGAAAATGCTAGTGGCAGTACGTCACAAGCTGCGAATATTATAGAAGCACTAGAAGCTGGTGCAGATACGATCCTAATTGACGAAGATACGAGTGCGACAAATTTTATGATTCGAGATTATCGGATGCAACAGTTAGTTGCAAAAGAAAAAGAACCCATTACCCCATTTATTGATCGTGTAAAGCAATTGAGTACAGAACGACACATATCAACCGTACTTGTTATGGGGGGATCTGGGGATTACTTTGAGGTAGCTGATCATGTCATTTTAATGGAAAATTATCGTCCATACGATGTAACCAAAAAAGCGAAAGAAATTGCGCAAGAATCGGCCCGCCAAAAAGAAGGTGGAGAAACGTTTGGTGATGCAAGAAAGAGAGTACCTGAACGAAGTAGTTTGAACAGTCAAAAGGGAAAGAAATCGAAAGTAACTGCTCGAGGACTTCACCAAATTCAATATGGTCATACGGAAGTTTCCTTTCTTCAAGTAGAGCAACTTGTTGATCCCAGCCAAACAAGATTTGCTGCTGATGTTCTTCATTTCCTAGAAAGAAATCATATGTTAGGAAATAAGTCGATTCCTGAGCTATTGGATTTCATTGAAGAAAGAATAAATAGTGTAGGTCTAGGGTCCTTTTCGTTATTTCAAGATCAGCATCCAGGAGACATTGCTCGAATTAGAAGAACGGAAATGGCAGCGATATTAAATCGGATTAGAACGTTAAAAATAAAATAA